A single window of Modestobacter italicus DNA harbors:
- the hemA gene encoding glutamyl-tRNA reductase, with amino-acid sequence MTIVNIGLSHRTAPTELLEELAVPAALLGAMLARLHAVPTIDEVAVLSTCNRIEVYAVTRGPAEPLTQTVAGLLAERGGLPVGEIARIACVHVDAAAVEHVFAVACGLDSMAVGEDQITAQVRAAARAAAEARTSGPVLTGLLDAALRVSKRARTQTTISTAGISLVRAGLDLADAHLGGLATRSAVVLGSGSVGRLAARLLREAGVGRLSVAGRSEASTAEVAAACHGSALRPVDLPGALAHSDLLVAATGSVVPVVRAEPVRAARERTGDRPLLVLDLGMPPDVEPAVGGLAGVTLVDLDAIGRHLTEQEVPADVPRVRAIVTAEVISYLRRQEEAAAAPFIGAMHAQVRELAETELRRLHRRLPGLTEQERAETAATVYRILRTFLHRPAVRARELAAGPEGAVHLDALRALFDPTVDEAASALTYHRASHAALPGTPSLDRGPAWRQ; translated from the coding sequence ATGACGATCGTGAACATCGGCCTGTCCCATCGGACGGCGCCGACGGAGCTGCTCGAGGAGCTCGCCGTCCCCGCTGCGCTGCTCGGCGCGATGCTGGCCCGGCTGCACGCCGTCCCGACCATCGACGAGGTGGCGGTGCTGTCCACCTGCAACAGGATCGAGGTCTACGCCGTCACCCGGGGTCCGGCGGAACCGCTGACGCAGACCGTCGCCGGACTCCTGGCCGAACGCGGGGGACTGCCGGTCGGTGAGATCGCGCGGATCGCGTGCGTCCACGTCGATGCCGCCGCCGTCGAGCACGTGTTCGCGGTCGCGTGCGGGCTCGACTCGATGGCCGTCGGCGAGGACCAGATCACCGCGCAGGTCAGGGCGGCGGCCCGGGCGGCCGCCGAGGCGCGGACCAGCGGTCCGGTCCTCACGGGCCTGCTGGATGCGGCGCTGCGGGTCAGCAAGCGGGCGCGGACGCAGACGACGATCAGCACGGCCGGCATATCCCTCGTCCGGGCCGGCCTCGACCTGGCCGATGCGCACCTCGGTGGACTCGCGACCCGGTCCGCGGTGGTCCTGGGAAGCGGCAGCGTGGGCCGGCTCGCGGCCCGGTTGCTGCGGGAAGCCGGAGTCGGGCGGCTGTCGGTGGCCGGGCGCAGCGAGGCCAGCACGGCCGAGGTGGCCGCGGCATGCCACGGCTCGGCGCTGCGGCCGGTCGACCTGCCCGGGGCGCTCGCCCACTCGGACCTGCTGGTCGCGGCCACGGGGAGCGTCGTGCCGGTGGTGCGGGCCGAGCCGGTTCGGGCAGCCCGGGAACGGACCGGCGACCGGCCGCTGCTCGTGCTCGACCTGGGCATGCCACCTGACGTGGAGCCGGCCGTCGGCGGGCTGGCCGGTGTCACCCTCGTGGACCTCGACGCGATCGGTCGGCACCTGACGGAGCAGGAGGTACCGGCGGACGTCCCCCGGGTCCGTGCCATCGTCACCGCCGAGGTCATCTCCTACCTGCGGCGGCAGGAGGAAGCGGCCGCCGCGCCGTTCATCGGAGCGATGCACGCACAGGTCAGGGAACTGGCCGAGACCGAGCTGCGCCGCCTGCACCGCCGGCTCCCGGGCCTGACCGAACAGGAGCGGGCAGAGACGGCTGCGACCGTCTACCGCATCCTCCGCACGTTCCTGCACCGGCCGGCGGTCCGCGCCAGGGAGCTGGCGGCTGGACCGGAGGGAGCGGTCCACCTCGACGCACTCCGAGCGCTCTTCGACCCGACGGTGGACGAGGCTGCCTCGGCCCTGACGTATCACCGGGCGTCCCACGCCGCTCTACCCGGCACACCATCTCTCGACAGGGGACCAGCGTGGCGACAGTGA
- a CDS encoding leishmanolysin-related zinc metalloendopeptidase, translating into MADYEVYRARADEARAEALAATTSPFTIEVRFLGGLTSAQQEAFTAAADRWTRIIVGDLPDVLVDQEIIDDLVIIAQGVPIDGPGKILGQAGPTHVRPEAAGAAALIPVKGIMSFDTDDLAKMESDGTLHDVIAHEMGHVLGLGTIWDLKGLLEDGGTANPTFIGDGAMQEFGLLQGAGGPKPVPVENTGGPGTADGHWRETVFRNELMTGFVGQAGNPLSRMTAASFGDLGYQVDLDAAEAFELPDLFALAVEGALVAHTAPTDVGMVLPVIPIVLPAGSLQSGSAGRG; encoded by the coding sequence ATGGCCGACTACGAGGTCTACCGAGCGCGAGCCGACGAGGCACGCGCGGAGGCGCTGGCCGCGACGACATCACCGTTCACCATCGAGGTCCGCTTCCTCGGTGGGCTCACCTCAGCGCAGCAGGAGGCGTTCACCGCGGCCGCCGACCGCTGGACGCGCATCATCGTCGGAGACCTCCCCGACGTCCTCGTCGACCAGGAGATCATCGACGACCTGGTCATCATCGCCCAGGGCGTCCCGATCGACGGTCCGGGCAAGATCCTCGGGCAGGCCGGTCCGACCCACGTCCGGCCGGAGGCGGCCGGCGCGGCGGCGCTCATCCCGGTCAAGGGCATCATGTCGTTCGACACGGACGACCTGGCCAAGATGGAGTCCGACGGGACGCTCCACGACGTCATCGCGCACGAGATGGGTCACGTGCTGGGTCTGGGCACCATCTGGGACCTGAAGGGGCTGCTCGAGGACGGCGGTACGGCCAACCCCACCTTCATCGGCGACGGTGCCATGCAGGAGTTCGGCCTGCTGCAGGGCGCCGGGGGACCGAAACCGGTGCCGGTGGAGAACACCGGTGGGCCCGGCACCGCGGACGGACACTGGCGGGAGACCGTCTTCCGGAACGAGCTGATGACGGGCTTCGTCGGCCAGGCAGGGAACCCGTTGAGCCGGATGACGGCGGCCAGCTTCGGCGATCTGGGGTACCAGGTCGACCTGGATGCCGCCGAGGCGTTCGAGCTCCCGGACCTGTTCGCGCTGGCTGTGGAGGGCGCGCTCGTCGCGCACACCGCCCCGACCGACGTGGGCATGGTGCTGCCCGTCATCCCGATCGTCCTGCCCGCCGGCAGCCTCCAGTCCGGCTCGGCCGGTCGCGGCTGA
- a CDS encoding galactose oxidase-like domain-containing protein — MHEHTCTPHVWTPGTETFTATRPPARADGETVNLFCSGHAFLPDGRLLVVGGHLRDGDGVNQACVFDPADDSWTALPEMNSGRWYPTATSLPDGRVLVLSGSFSDGHHDVINHVPQVWDGTQWQSIAHFVALPLYPRVHVAPDGRVLMSGSNAATHLLDTHGTGHWTRLPEPGGVRPNGERQYGPAVAYEPGKVLYTGGGNDAHTDLPSAGTDAIDLDATPPAWHPVASMRFRRRQHNATILADGTVLVTGGTGGPGFNDVSPGRPVHAAELWDPTSGTWTTLAAEDVDRCYHSTALLLPDATVLSAGGGEWMVGGSQNAPADTHRDGQVFRPPYLFRGPRPRIDDAPDELAYGGTSTVEVDGPDIGAVTLVRLSSVTHAFNSGQRFNSLTFTAQGGVLRVTAPPGPESCPPGHHMLFVLSTAGVPSIAHVLRIGPATADTAGAAGGPAAVAGTTGAPAGARSQPLLGGGDALQDWDREAQQEFAGSRVTVGLTAQCPYGLGACWGGAYEALSRLDGVAAVRPVADTADSTATVYLSGPGLPDLERWREQFAHWANGSYAFRGVEVELAGTVVEADGELHLAAPDVSGPVRLEALQRGQELAWDLGTRHPRYAGEHERTAHQRLVEQWRRRDADGLPVRVTGPVRKTDRGWSLSVRRYEDT; from the coding sequence ATGCACGAGCACACCTGCACTCCGCACGTGTGGACACCGGGTACGGAGACGTTCACCGCGACACGTCCGCCGGCGCGGGCGGACGGCGAGACGGTGAACCTCTTCTGCTCCGGTCACGCGTTCCTCCCCGACGGCAGGCTCCTCGTCGTAGGAGGACACCTGCGGGACGGGGACGGCGTCAACCAGGCATGCGTCTTCGACCCGGCGGACGACTCCTGGACCGCGCTGCCGGAGATGAACAGCGGCAGGTGGTACCCCACGGCGACGTCCCTTCCCGACGGGAGGGTGCTGGTGCTGTCGGGCAGCTTCTCCGACGGGCACCACGACGTCATCAACCACGTCCCGCAGGTCTGGGACGGGACGCAGTGGCAGAGCATCGCCCACTTCGTCGCGCTGCCCCTGTACCCCCGGGTGCACGTCGCGCCGGACGGCCGCGTCCTCATGTCCGGGTCCAACGCCGCCACCCACCTGCTCGACACCCACGGGACCGGGCACTGGACCAGGCTCCCCGAGCCGGGCGGAGTACGTCCGAACGGGGAACGCCAGTACGGCCCGGCAGTGGCGTACGAGCCGGGGAAGGTCCTCTACACCGGCGGCGGGAACGACGCCCACACCGACCTGCCCAGCGCAGGGACCGACGCCATCGACCTCGACGCCACCCCTCCTGCGTGGCACCCGGTCGCGAGCATGCGGTTCCGCCGGCGCCAGCACAACGCGACGATCCTCGCCGACGGCACGGTCCTCGTGACCGGAGGAACGGGCGGGCCCGGCTTCAACGACGTGTCACCGGGCAGGCCGGTGCACGCTGCCGAGCTCTGGGACCCGACGTCGGGCACGTGGACGACCCTGGCCGCGGAGGACGTCGACCGCTGCTACCACTCCACTGCCCTGCTGCTCCCGGACGCGACGGTCCTGAGCGCCGGCGGCGGTGAGTGGATGGTGGGCGGCAGCCAGAACGCCCCCGCCGACACCCACCGCGACGGCCAGGTCTTCCGTCCTCCGTACCTGTTCCGAGGCCCGCGGCCCCGGATCGACGACGCCCCCGACGAGCTCGCGTACGGCGGCACCTCGACCGTCGAGGTGGACGGGCCCGACATCGGCGCGGTGACCCTCGTCCGGCTGTCGTCGGTGACGCACGCCTTCAACAGCGGCCAGCGGTTCAACTCGCTCACCTTCACCGCTCAGGGTGGTGTCCTCCGGGTCACCGCCCCTCCGGGGCCCGAGTCCTGCCCGCCCGGGCACCACATGCTCTTCGTCCTCAGCACGGCGGGGGTCCCCTCGATCGCGCACGTGCTCCGCATCGGGCCCGCCACCGCGGACACCGCCGGAGCGGCCGGAGGACCAGCTGCGGTGGCCGGGACCACCGGAGCGCCGGCCGGCGCGAGGTCGCAGCCCCTCCTCGGCGGCGGGGACGCCCTGCAGGACTGGGACCGGGAGGCCCAGCAGGAGTTCGCCGGCAGCCGGGTGACGGTCGGGCTGACCGCACAGTGCCCGTACGGACTGGGGGCCTGCTGGGGCGGCGCCTACGAGGCCCTGAGCAGGCTGGACGGAGTGGCCGCGGTCCGCCCTGTCGCCGATACCGCGGACTCCACCGCGACGGTCTACCTCAGTGGACCGGGCCTGCCGGATCTGGAGCGGTGGCGGGAACAGTTCGCCCACTGGGCCAACGGCAGCTACGCGTTCCGTGGCGTGGAGGTGGAACTCGCCGGCACCGTCGTCGAGGCGGACGGCGAACTGCACCTCGCAGCGCCGGACGTCTCCGGACCCGTGCGGCTCGAGGCGCTGCAGCGCGGTCAGGAGCTCGCCTGGGACCTGGGGACCCGGCATCCCCGGTACGCCGGCGAGCACGAACGCACCGCCCACCAGCGGCTCGTCGAGCAGTGGAGGCGACGCGACGCCGACGGCCTGCCGGTCCGCGTGACCGGTCCGGTCAGGAAGACCGACCGTGGCTGGTCGCTGTCCGTGCGCCGCTACGAGGACACGTGA
- a CDS encoding S8 family peptidase produces MASREIHVARADAEHAQALAGGDSPFTIEVRFLGGLTGVQREAFAAAADRWTRMVVGDLPAVLVDGEVIDDLLVLAQGVTVDGPGRYLGEAGPTHVRPAGAGAAAFLPAKGIMSFATADLARMEADGTLHDVIAHAMGHVLGMGTIWDLKRLLQGAGSSDPTFTGAGAQEEFGALLGTGVGQPVPVENTGEPGTRDAHWRESVFRDELMTGSMRAAGNPLSRLTLASLGDLGYQVDVDAAEHYALPDLRALAVGGETVPPAAPTEHGILLLTTPVVLPDDRLQGVAGGGDRSAPASPEPLGPAVPSPRTPLSGGGAAAGTWADRALVALEELPPDTDATVEAVTEEVALRFADQFAPPDRDYEGLADRPRWHVAVADALDGLRLAGLTTGQETLALSPAGTAAVAGARHRLADPGEADQRSLRSRPEPGGGRDAAPPLVVAGVISAPLRDPASRRDLGFSEDENEPVPVMVELNLQFHAGVTAAFERLERLWQRVTGDVPPARLAGRYTAGELSMREIERLVAADAVPARLVSRSIHHVWPDFPVREHVDASSVTIKVDAARNSFDADGRGITWAVIDSGVDADHPHFAAHETLTHDSVRDLHRAFPLGGTPTAEGALTDDTGHGTHVAGIIAGAAAPWLAEKPGRAVYATESRYNVENPDQPMRRPRPVDDPQLLAGMAPRARLVSLKVLGGGGTLQNRVHRVMQALAYVREVNGDGVDGMRIHGVNLSVGYEFDPRWFACGRSPLCQEVNRLVRTGVVVVVAAGNSGYGSLTVMLEAPTKFGLGMTINDPGNAALAITVGSTHRSAPHTYGVSYYSSKGPTGDGRDKPDLVAPGERITSCAAGANLAAVLGTDRAPDTAVYVESTGTSMAAPHVSGAIAALLSVRREFIGEPERIKRIFVDSATDLGRGRDFQGAGLLDLMRALQQDI; encoded by the coding sequence GTGGCCAGCCGTGAGATCCACGTGGCGCGCGCCGACGCCGAGCACGCGCAGGCCCTCGCCGGAGGGGACTCGCCGTTCACCATCGAGGTCCGTTTCCTCGGTGGGCTGACCGGCGTGCAGCGGGAGGCGTTCGCCGCCGCGGCCGACCGCTGGACCAGGATGGTCGTCGGTGACCTGCCCGCTGTGCTGGTCGACGGTGAGGTGATCGACGACCTGCTCGTCCTCGCCCAGGGCGTCACCGTCGACGGCCCTGGCCGGTATCTCGGGGAGGCCGGCCCGACCCACGTCAGGCCCGCAGGGGCGGGCGCTGCGGCCTTCCTGCCGGCCAAGGGGATCATGTCCTTCGCCACCGCCGACCTCGCCCGGATGGAGGCCGACGGCACGCTGCACGACGTGATCGCCCACGCGATGGGTCACGTGCTCGGCATGGGCACGATCTGGGACCTCAAGCGCCTGCTGCAGGGCGCCGGTTCGTCCGATCCCACCTTCACCGGTGCCGGTGCGCAGGAGGAGTTCGGCGCCCTCCTGGGTACCGGGGTCGGGCAGCCGGTTCCGGTCGAGAACACCGGGGAACCGGGGACCCGCGACGCCCACTGGCGCGAGAGCGTCTTCCGCGACGAGCTCATGACCGGCTCCATGAGGGCGGCCGGCAACCCCCTGAGCCGCCTGACGCTGGCGAGCCTCGGCGATCTCGGCTACCAGGTCGACGTCGACGCGGCCGAGCACTACGCGCTCCCCGACCTCCGGGCGCTGGCCGTGGGCGGCGAGACGGTGCCACCCGCAGCCCCGACCGAGCACGGGATCCTGCTGCTCACGACCCCCGTCGTGCTGCCCGACGACAGACTGCAGGGGGTCGCCGGGGGTGGGGACCGCTCCGCACCGGCGTCCCCCGAGCCGCTCGGGCCGGCGGTCCCGAGCCCGAGGACTCCTCTCTCCGGAGGCGGGGCAGCGGCAGGGACCTGGGCCGACCGCGCCCTGGTCGCGCTGGAGGAGCTGCCGCCGGACACCGATGCCACGGTCGAGGCGGTGACCGAGGAGGTCGCTCTGCGTTTCGCCGACCAGTTCGCGCCTCCGGACCGTGACTACGAGGGTCTCGCCGACCGACCGCGCTGGCACGTCGCGGTCGCCGACGCCCTCGACGGGCTGCGTCTTGCCGGCCTGACCACCGGCCAGGAGACCTTGGCGCTCAGCCCAGCCGGCACCGCGGCTGTCGCGGGCGCCCGGCATCGGCTGGCGGACCCAGGAGAGGCCGACCAGCGTTCCCTCCGCAGCCGACCTGAGCCAGGAGGCGGCCGGGACGCGGCGCCGCCGCTGGTGGTGGCCGGTGTGATCTCCGCACCGTTGCGGGATCCGGCCTCGCGCCGGGACCTGGGGTTCAGCGAGGACGAGAACGAGCCGGTGCCCGTCATGGTCGAGCTGAACCTGCAGTTCCATGCTGGCGTGACGGCGGCGTTCGAACGGCTGGAGCGCCTGTGGCAGCGGGTCACCGGAGACGTCCCGCCTGCGCGGCTCGCCGGGCGCTACACGGCCGGCGAGCTCTCGATGCGCGAGATCGAGCGCCTCGTCGCCGCCGATGCGGTGCCGGCCCGCCTCGTCAGCCGCAGCATCCACCACGTGTGGCCGGACTTCCCGGTGCGCGAGCACGTCGACGCCTCGAGCGTGACCATCAAGGTGGACGCCGCGCGCAACTCCTTCGACGCCGACGGGCGGGGCATCACCTGGGCGGTGATCGACTCGGGGGTCGACGCGGACCATCCGCACTTCGCCGCCCACGAGACGCTCACCCACGACTCCGTGCGCGACCTGCACCGCGCCTTCCCGCTCGGCGGGACGCCCACGGCGGAGGGCGCGCTGACCGACGACACCGGCCACGGCACCCACGTGGCGGGCATCATCGCCGGGGCCGCGGCGCCGTGGCTGGCGGAGAAGCCGGGGCGAGCGGTCTACGCGACGGAGAGCCGCTACAACGTCGAGAACCCCGACCAGCCCATGCGGCGACCGCGCCCGGTCGACGACCCGCAGCTGCTCGCCGGGATGGCGCCCCGGGCGAGGCTGGTCAGCCTCAAGGTCCTCGGTGGGGGCGGAACGCTGCAGAACCGCGTGCACCGGGTGATGCAGGCGCTCGCCTACGTCCGGGAGGTCAACGGGGACGGTGTCGACGGCATGCGGATCCACGGGGTGAACCTCAGCGTCGGCTACGAGTTCGACCCCCGCTGGTTCGCCTGCGGGCGGAGCCCGCTCTGCCAGGAGGTCAACCGGCTGGTGCGCACGGGCGTCGTGGTCGTGGTCGCGGCGGGGAACTCCGGCTACGGGTCGCTGACCGTCATGCTCGAGGCGCCGACGAAGTTCGGCCTGGGGATGACGATCAACGACCCCGGCAACGCGGCGCTGGCCATCACCGTGGGCTCGACCCATCGCAGCGCCCCGCACACGTACGGGGTGTCGTACTACTCCTCCAAGGGCCCCACCGGCGACGGGCGGGACAAGCCCGACCTGGTCGCCCCGGGCGAGCGCATCACCTCGTGCGCCGCCGGCGCGAACCTCGCCGCCGTCCTCGGCACCGACCGCGCACCCGACACGGCGGTGTACGTCGAGTCCACCGGGACGAGCATGGCCGCGCCGCACGTCTCCGGGGCGATCGCCGCACTGCTGTCCGTCCGGCGCGAGTTCATCGGCGAACCGGAACGGATCAAACGGATCTTCGTCGACTCGGCCACCGACCTCGGTCGGGGCAGGGACTTCCAGGGCGCCGGCCTGCTCGACCTGATGCGGGCCCTCCAGCAGGACATCTGA
- a CDS encoding alpha/beta fold hydrolase, with protein MTAGVTAVTVSLTPLGWATSSGPDQQTRGGVMQRLSVNGVELDYEVTGSGEPVLLISSVLADGLLPLVAQPALADRYQVIRYHRRGWVGSTHTPPPVGVADHAADAAGILDHLGLARAHVAGHSTGAVIATQLALDDPEIAETLLLLEPFVLSVPSGAAVLQQAGPAFEAYGRGDHEGAWAAFLTAASGLEWSTCRAVLEERVPGVVAQAVKDADTCFGVELPAMAEWAFGPEQAGAVRCPVLSVLGAATLPFFVEVAALLRSSVPDLEERTIEGVGHLLHLQRPEPVARAMGDFLSGHPMARG; from the coding sequence GTGACCGCCGGGGTCACCGCGGTAACAGTGTCGCTCACGCCCCTCGGGTGGGCCACGAGTTCCGGTCCGGACCAGCAGACCCGAGGAGGAGTCATGCAACGACTGAGTGTCAACGGTGTCGAACTGGACTACGAGGTGACGGGCTCCGGCGAACCCGTCCTGCTGATCAGCTCCGTCCTGGCTGACGGCCTTCTGCCGCTCGTCGCACAGCCGGCGCTGGCTGATCGGTACCAGGTGATCCGATACCACAGGCGGGGCTGGGTCGGCAGCACCCACACCCCGCCGCCGGTGGGCGTCGCGGACCACGCCGCCGATGCCGCGGGGATCCTCGACCACCTGGGACTGGCGCGCGCTCACGTCGCCGGTCACTCGACCGGCGCGGTCATCGCCACCCAGCTGGCGCTCGACGATCCTGAGATCGCGGAGACCTTGCTGCTGTTGGAGCCGTTCGTGCTCTCGGTGCCCAGCGGTGCGGCCGTCCTCCAGCAGGCTGGACCCGCGTTCGAGGCGTACGGCAGGGGAGACCACGAAGGAGCGTGGGCCGCCTTCCTGACGGCCGCGAGCGGCCTGGAATGGTCGACGTGCCGGGCCGTGCTGGAGGAGCGAGTACCCGGTGTGGTGGCGCAGGCGGTCAAGGACGCCGACACCTGCTTCGGCGTCGAGCTGCCCGCCATGGCCGAGTGGGCGTTCGGCCCCGAACAGGCAGGCGCCGTCAGGTGTCCCGTGCTGTCCGTGCTGGGCGCCGCCACCCTGCCGTTCTTCGTGGAGGTCGCCGCCCTGCTCCGCTCGTCCGTGCCGGACCTCGAGGAGCGCACCATCGAGGGGGTCGGCCATCTCCTGCACCTGCAGCGACCGGAGCCGGTCGCCCGCGCGATGGGTGACTTCCTGAGTGGGCACCCCATGGCCCGCGGATGA
- a CDS encoding class I SAM-dependent methyltransferase, whose product MSMDARTPANHHEVPPAEAWDAIAAGYDEFVAPGEASFAHAGLVLAGLQVGDRFLDVAAGPGGLSLPAARLGARVLATDWSPVMVERFTVHVREEGLRDAAARVMDAHALDVGDDTFDVTGSQFGVMLVPDQPAALREMVRVTRPGGRVLVIAYGSPAEFEALQFFISALLAVVPEFAGLPDDPPPLEFQVADPDVLRRRLIDAGLRDVMVDTDHRERIECRSGQELWNWMLSSNPIAGMIVGDLTTDQQATVRQVLDDMLRERADGTRPAELFAPLNIGVGTK is encoded by the coding sequence ATGTCGATGGATGCACGGACACCGGCGAACCACCACGAGGTCCCCCCGGCCGAGGCCTGGGACGCGATCGCGGCGGGCTATGACGAGTTCGTCGCCCCCGGCGAGGCCTCGTTCGCGCACGCGGGCCTCGTCCTGGCTGGCCTGCAGGTCGGTGACCGGTTCCTGGACGTCGCCGCCGGACCGGGTGGCTTGAGTCTGCCGGCCGCGCGCCTCGGCGCCCGGGTCCTCGCGACGGACTGGTCCCCGGTCATGGTGGAACGGTTCACCGTGCACGTGCGCGAGGAAGGGCTCCGCGACGCCGCGGCACGCGTGATGGACGCCCACGCCCTTGATGTCGGAGACGACACCTTCGACGTCACGGGATCGCAGTTCGGCGTCATGCTGGTCCCGGACCAGCCGGCGGCGTTGCGCGAGATGGTCCGCGTGACACGGCCCGGCGGGCGGGTCCTGGTGATCGCCTACGGCTCCCCGGCCGAGTTCGAGGCCCTGCAGTTCTTCATCTCCGCGCTCCTCGCCGTGGTGCCCGAGTTCGCGGGGCTACCGGACGATCCCCCGCCGCTGGAGTTCCAGGTGGCTGATCCAGACGTGTTGCGCCGGCGTCTGATCGACGCCGGCCTGAGAGACGTCATGGTGGACACGGACCATCGGGAGCGGATCGAGTGTCGTTCCGGGCAGGAGTTGTGGAACTGGATGCTGAGCAGCAACCCGATCGCGGGGATGATCGTCGGTGACCTCACGACCGACCAGCAGGCCACGGTGCGCCAGGTCCTCGACGACATGCTCCGTGAGCGGGCAGACGGGACGCGCCCCGCCGAGCTGTTCGCACCCCTCAACATCGGCGTCGGGACCAAGTGA
- a CDS encoding LuxR C-terminal-related transcriptional regulator, protein MRDAVLQGRASLGRRAWEDAWSELSVADGEVPLQFRDLERLAVAAFLTGRDEESVDVWARAHQECVRLGEVPRAARCAFWIAFILLNARQPARAGGWIHRAQRLLDDSTLDCVEHGYLAYATALRRTFEGDAAGGSAGFAHAASVGDRFSDPQLGALARAGRGRCLICLGEVAEGMALLDDAMVAITAHEVSPAAVGDMYCTVIEGCHQVCDVRRAQEWTAALSRWCEAQPQLVLYRGQCLVHRAELMLLRGAWSDAGIEVQRACDRLARPTGQAALGAAHYLRAELHRLRGEIPEAEDAYGRAHRWGRPPEPGLAQLRLRQGRVDEAVAAMRRVLDEAGDPVTRSRLLAPYVEVMLASGDVAAARAAVDELSTIVPAWNTHLLRAVLLHATGAVLLAEGDMRAALTTLRRAAADWSELGAPYEAARVRVLIGLACRSMGDTGGAQRELDAARSVFRDLDAEPDLAATEALLPGAAHRGDGGLTARETEVLALVATGRTNRAIASELSISERTVATHVSSIFTKLALSSRSAATAYAYTHDLVQVPYAELPIHPSGDLHDPPDAAVGSDS, encoded by the coding sequence ATGCGTGATGCGGTCCTCCAGGGCCGTGCGTCTCTCGGCCGGCGGGCCTGGGAAGACGCGTGGTCAGAGCTGTCGGTCGCGGATGGCGAAGTCCCACTCCAGTTCCGGGACCTGGAGCGGCTCGCCGTAGCCGCGTTCCTGACCGGCAGGGACGAGGAGAGCGTCGATGTCTGGGCACGCGCCCATCAGGAGTGCGTTCGGCTCGGCGAGGTCCCCCGCGCGGCGCGTTGTGCGTTCTGGATCGCGTTCATCCTGCTGAACGCACGCCAGCCGGCCCGCGCCGGCGGCTGGATCCACCGGGCGCAGCGGCTGCTCGACGACAGCACGCTGGACTGTGTCGAACATGGTTACCTGGCTTACGCAACCGCTCTCCGGCGGACGTTCGAGGGCGACGCGGCGGGCGGCAGCGCCGGTTTCGCGCACGCTGCCTCGGTCGGCGACCGCTTCTCCGACCCCCAACTGGGTGCGCTGGCCCGGGCTGGTCGAGGCCGCTGCCTGATCTGCCTCGGGGAGGTCGCCGAGGGGATGGCGTTGCTGGACGACGCCATGGTGGCCATCACGGCGCACGAGGTGTCGCCCGCCGCGGTCGGTGACATGTACTGCACGGTCATCGAGGGGTGCCACCAGGTCTGTGACGTGCGTCGAGCCCAGGAGTGGACTGCGGCACTCAGCCGCTGGTGCGAAGCCCAGCCGCAACTGGTGCTCTACCGCGGTCAGTGCCTGGTGCACCGTGCTGAGCTCATGTTGCTGCGTGGGGCGTGGTCGGACGCCGGGATCGAGGTCCAGCGGGCATGCGACCGCCTCGCCCGACCCACGGGTCAAGCCGCCCTCGGTGCCGCGCACTACCTGCGGGCCGAGCTCCACCGGCTCCGGGGAGAGATCCCCGAGGCGGAGGACGCGTACGGGCGTGCCCATCGATGGGGACGCCCACCAGAACCCGGCCTGGCGCAACTCCGGCTCCGGCAGGGCCGCGTCGACGAGGCTGTCGCCGCCATGCGCCGCGTGCTGGACGAGGCCGGGGATCCGGTGACGCGGTCGAGGCTGCTGGCACCCTACGTCGAGGTCATGCTCGCCTCCGGCGACGTCGCCGCTGCCCGCGCCGCGGTCGACGAGTTGTCGACGATCGTGCCCGCGTGGAACACACACCTGCTGCGGGCAGTGCTCCTCCACGCAACCGGCGCGGTGCTCCTGGCCGAGGGAGACATGCGCGCCGCCCTCACCACGCTGCGCCGCGCGGCCGCGGACTGGTCCGAGTTGGGAGCGCCGTACGAGGCGGCACGGGTGCGGGTGCTGATCGGGCTGGCCTGCCGATCGATGGGAGACACCGGTGGCGCGCAGAGGGAGCTGGACGCGGCACGGTCGGTCTTCCGTGACCTCGACGCGGAGCCGGACCTGGCTGCGACCGAGGCGCTGTTGCCGGGGGCTGCCCACCGGGGAGATGGCGGGCTCACCGCCCGCGAGACGGAGGTGTTGGCGCTGGTCGCGACAGGTAGGACCAACCGGGCGATCGCCTCCGAGCTCTCGATCAGCGAGAGGACGGTGGCCACGCACGTGAGCAGCATCTTCACGAAGCTCGCGCTGTCGTCCCGATCGGCCGCCACTGCCTACGCGTACACGCACGACCTGGTCCAGGTGCCCTACGCAGAACTGCCCATCCACCCCTCCGGCGATCTCCACGATCCGCCCGATGCGGCGGTCGGCTCGGATTCCTAG
- a CDS encoding type II toxin-antitoxin system RelE family toxin, with translation MTGPTAHTVVLSAAAKRAIERDLPEPVAVAVVNFLYGALAADPYRVGKPLRFDLEGYWSARRGQYRVVYSIHADEVLVRVVRISHRADVYG, from the coding sequence GTGACCGGTCCGACGGCTCACACCGTCGTCCTCTCCGCCGCGGCCAAGCGGGCCATCGAGCGCGACCTCCCCGAGCCGGTCGCAGTCGCGGTCGTCAACTTCTTGTACGGCGCACTCGCCGCGGACCCGTACCGCGTCGGCAAGCCTCTGCGTTTCGACCTGGAGGGCTACTGGTCCGCACGGAGGGGTCAGTACCGCGTCGTCTACTCGATCCACGCCGACGAGGTCCTCGTCCGCGTCGTGCGCATCTCGCACCGCGCCGACGTCTACGGCTGA